In Alphaproteobacteria bacterium, the following proteins share a genomic window:
- the nuoN gene encoding NADH-quinone oxidoreductase subunit NuoN, translating to MITLSDLKFLLPECLMFLSAMALLMWGVFSKNTERIIPLLMRITLLILALALLIVAFDRTSVTLLNGLFTIDNFTTYMKGLVLLGGLATCSMTLGICKKESYFKPEFPVLILFAILGMFLMISCNDLISLYLGVEIQSLSLYILAGFKRNSPKSTEAALKYFILGALASGILLYGLSLVYGLSGGTNFKDIAIALSPNWIANPSQYWGLVAGFVLVIGGIVFKISAVPFHMWAPDVYEGVPMPITAFFAVVPKIAAFALLVRLLIGPFAPLVVSWQAIILALSVLSMVWGAFAAIAQSNMKRLMAYSSISHMGFSLLGLASGRFEGFQSVLIYLSLYVFMTAGIFACLLCLRYPLGEEKQNFVDVIEDLKGLSKTSPKIAFCLAAFLFSMAGVPPLAGFFAKFYVFIAAIEAGFVIWAIVGVLASVVGAFYYIRIVKYMYFDEPESVIEVSTPYSLAIPMTVSAVVIMSFILYPNLLVQSTSLALAAITNL from the coding sequence ATGATAACTCTAAGTGATTTAAAATTCTTACTTCCTGAATGTCTTATGTTTCTGTCTGCAATGGCCCTTTTAATGTGGGGTGTTTTTTCCAAAAATACCGAGAGAATCATACCTCTTTTAATGCGGATCACTCTTTTAATTTTGGCGTTGGCCTTACTCATTGTTGCTTTTGATAGAACCTCTGTAACCCTCTTAAATGGGCTATTTACCATCGATAACTTTACAACGTATATGAAGGGGCTCGTTTTGTTGGGGGGACTGGCGACTTGTTCCATGACTCTTGGAATTTGTAAGAAGGAAAGCTATTTCAAGCCCGAATTTCCCGTTCTCATCCTGTTTGCCATTTTGGGAATGTTTCTTATGATTTCGTGTAACGATCTTATTTCCCTCTACCTTGGCGTGGAAATCCAAAGTCTCTCCCTTTATATTTTAGCTGGCTTTAAGCGTAACTCGCCCAAGAGCACGGAAGCGGCCTTAAAGTACTTTATTTTGGGTGCCCTAGCTTCAGGCATTTTGCTCTATGGCTTGTCTCTTGTATATGGTTTGTCTGGAGGGACTAATTTTAAAGATATTGCCATTGCTCTATCTCCTAATTGGATTGCTAACCCTTCTCAATATTGGGGGTTGGTTGCAGGATTTGTTCTCGTGATCGGTGGAATAGTCTTCAAAATTTCAGCGGTTCCTTTCCACATGTGGGCGCCAGACGTTTATGAAGGGGTCCCCATGCCTATTACGGCCTTTTTCGCGGTGGTGCCCAAAATTGCAGCCTTTGCCCTTTTGGTCAGGCTTTTAATAGGCCCTTTTGCTCCCCTTGTCGTTTCTTGGCAAGCCATTATCCTCGCTCTTTCAGTTTTGTCCATGGTTTGGGGGGCCTTTGCGGCTATTGCCCAGTCCAACATGAAAAGATTAATGGCTTATAGTTCCATTTCTCATATGGGATTTTCTCTGTTGGGGTTGGCCTCTGGAAGATTCGAAGGCTTCCAGAGCGTTCTAATCTATTTGAGCCTCTATGTTTTTATGACGGCAGGGATATTTGCTTGCCTTCTTTGTCTGCGATATCCTCTGGGCGAAGAGAAGCAAAATTTTGTGGACGTGATTGAGGATTTAAAAGGGTTGTCAAAAACGAGTCCCAAAATTGCCTTTTGTTTAGCTGCTTTCTTATTCTCAATGGCAGGGGTACCTCCTTTAGCCGGATTTTTTGCTAAGTTCTACGTCTTTATAGCAGCCATCGAAGCCGGATTTGTTATTTGGGCGATCGTGGGTGTTCTGGCCAGCGTCGTTGGGGCGTTTTATTATATTCGCATCGTAAAGTATATGTATTTTGATGAACCGGAGAGTGTTATTGAAGTTTCTACCCCATACAGCTTAGCGATCCCAATGACCGTTAGTGCGGTGGTGATAATGTCTTTCATCCTCTATCCAAATCTTTTAGTCCAGAGTACCAGCCTTGCTCTTGCTGCGATTACGAATCTGTGA
- a CDS encoding NADH-quinone oxidoreductase subunit M, which produces MIKIPLLSLVIFLPCLGALFISVCRGQEEAVARNAKNVAIFISLVTFLLSLGLWILFDPNTTGYQFEENHAWMPGLDIRYHVGLDGISIFFVLLSTLLSTVAVIASWETIKERVKEYMIAFLVLETFMVGMFSALDTVLFYIFFEGVLIPMFLIIGIWGGPGRVYAAFKFFLYTLTGSVLMLIGLVVIYFETGTTSIPYLSTYMFSPDLQKWLWLAFFASFAVKIPMWPVHTWLPNAHVEAPTAGSVILAGILLKMGAYGFLRFSLPMFPEASLYFAPLVYALSIVAIIYTSLVALAQQDMKKLIAYSSVAHMGFVTIGIFTFTSSGIEGALIQMLSHGFVSAALFLCVGVVYDRRHSRLISDYGGLVYRMPVYAVVFMLFILASVGLPGTSGFVGEFLVIISAFGVNTWLATLAATGVVLSVVYALWLYRRVMYGKLVHQSLEKIHDLFPREMFIFAPLCILVVWMGVYPSSFLQTLSPSVNKLVQHVIFANSFSQDQTVISVFYDNSK; this is translated from the coding sequence ATGATTAAAATACCGCTGCTTTCTTTGGTTATATTCTTGCCTTGCCTAGGAGCACTCTTTATTTCAGTGTGTCGCGGTCAAGAGGAAGCTGTTGCTCGTAATGCTAAGAATGTAGCGATCTTTATCTCTCTGGTTACCTTTTTGTTATCCCTAGGATTGTGGATTTTATTTGACCCAAATACGACGGGTTATCAGTTTGAAGAAAATCATGCTTGGATGCCTGGTCTAGATATTCGATATCATGTTGGACTTGACGGGATTTCTATCTTTTTCGTTTTGCTCTCGACCCTATTGAGTACGGTTGCTGTGATAGCCAGTTGGGAGACCATTAAAGAGCGTGTCAAAGAGTATATGATTGCCTTTCTGGTTCTTGAGACGTTCATGGTCGGCATGTTCTCTGCCCTAGATACCGTTCTTTTCTACATTTTCTTCGAGGGAGTCTTGATCCCAATGTTCTTGATCATAGGCATTTGGGGAGGCCCAGGGAGGGTTTATGCTGCTTTCAAGTTCTTTTTATACACTCTTACGGGCTCGGTTTTGATGCTTATAGGGCTTGTGGTCATTTACTTTGAAACAGGCACGACGAGCATTCCTTACCTAAGTACTTATATGTTTTCTCCTGACCTTCAAAAATGGCTTTGGTTAGCTTTCTTTGCTTCATTTGCCGTAAAGATTCCCATGTGGCCCGTTCATACGTGGCTTCCCAATGCTCATGTAGAAGCGCCTACAGCAGGGTCTGTGATTCTGGCAGGGATTTTGTTGAAGATGGGGGCTTACGGCTTTTTAAGATTTTCATTACCAATGTTTCCGGAAGCGAGTCTGTATTTTGCCCCTCTTGTTTATGCCTTAAGTATTGTTGCCATCATATATACGTCTTTGGTGGCCTTGGCGCAGCAAGACATGAAAAAGCTTATTGCCTATTCGTCTGTTGCTCACATGGGCTTTGTCACAATCGGTATTTTTACCTTTACGTCAAGTGGGATTGAAGGGGCTTTGATCCAAATGTTAAGCCATGGCTTTGTTTCGGCGGCTTTGTTCCTGTGTGTAGGCGTGGTGTACGATCGAAGACACTCAAGGCTTATTTCTGACTATGGGGGGCTTGTGTATCGCATGCCGGTCTATGCAGTTGTCTTTATGCTTTTTATCCTGGCTTCGGTAGGGCTGCCAGGAACAAGTGGATTCGTGGGAGAATTCCTAGTGATCATCAGTGCCTTTGGTGTAAATACTTGGCTCGCAACCTTAGCCGCTACAGGTGTCGTCTTGAGTGTTGTCTACGCCCTATGGTTGTATCGTAGGGTGATGTACGGAAAACTTGTCCACCAGTCCTTGGAAAAGATACATGACCTTTTTCCACGGGAAATGTTTATATTTGCGCCACTTTGCATCCTTGTTGTTTGGATGGGAGTGTATCCGAGCTCTTTTCTACAAACCCTTTCTCCAAGCGTAAATAAGCTGGTTCAGCATGTGATATTTGCCAACAGTTTTAGTCAGGATCAAACAGTGATAAGTGTGTTCTATGATAACTCTAAGTGA
- the nuoL gene encoding NADH-quinone oxidoreductase subunit L — protein MYFLAVFLPLFGAIAVGFFGTLMGKRPSQIMTTACVGLSAIFSCFIFNSVALQGKHLIIPLFTWIHTEAIQISCALQFDTLSTTMLAVVTIVSTLVHVYSIGYMDKDNSVPRFMAYLNLFTFFMLILVMSENLIQLFVGWEGVGLCSYFLIGFWYGKPEANDAALKAFIVNRVGDFGFVLGLAAVYLVFGTFTFSEIFFMLPGEVSHHMNFMGIEGHSITIMCLLLFFGCMGKSAQIGLHTWLPDAMEGPTPVSALIHAATMVTAGVFLVVRMAPLFEQSPLALMVITVVGATTAIFAGTVAITQNDIKRVIAYSTCSQLGYMFFAIGLSAYSAAIFHLVTHAFFKALLFLGAGSVIHALSHEQDMRKMGGIASFIPLTTTVMWIGSLALAGIPFFAGYYSKETILEVALGTDTFSGSYAYLLGMGGVFLTALYSWRLLFLTFNGKPRADEKVMAHIHEAPLLLTIPLVILALGSIFSGYLGYAFFIEDTGGWAGSFVPGMPKALEIAHTEPFWVTNLPLVLALLGIGLAWFMYILFPKLPPQVAKNMKGTYWFLYHKWYFDELYQLIFVRPTRFLGSFLYKWGDLLLIDRWGPDGVAKVVQKAAGGVGRIQTGYLYHYAFAMILGIGLFILYLVRGS, from the coding sequence ATGTATTTTCTAGCAGTTTTTCTTCCTCTGTTTGGCGCCATAGCAGTAGGTTTCTTTGGCACCCTTATGGGGAAAAGACCTAGCCAAATTATGACAACCGCTTGTGTCGGATTATCGGCCATATTCTCGTGTTTTATATTCAATTCTGTGGCGTTGCAGGGAAAGCATTTGATTATTCCATTGTTCACGTGGATTCATACAGAAGCTATCCAAATTTCCTGTGCGTTGCAGTTCGATACTTTGTCCACGACCATGCTGGCTGTGGTGACCATTGTATCAACACTTGTTCACGTATATTCCATTGGATATATGGATAAAGATAATAGTGTCCCACGCTTTATGGCTTATCTAAATCTTTTTACCTTCTTTATGCTTATTCTTGTGATGTCAGAAAATCTAATTCAGCTTTTTGTGGGTTGGGAAGGGGTAGGACTTTGCTCCTATTTCCTGATTGGTTTTTGGTACGGCAAGCCAGAAGCAAATGATGCGGCCTTAAAGGCATTTATCGTGAATCGAGTGGGCGATTTTGGATTTGTTCTGGGGCTAGCTGCTGTTTACTTGGTGTTTGGAACTTTTACATTTTCCGAGATCTTTTTTATGCTTCCAGGGGAAGTATCCCATCATATGAACTTTATGGGCATTGAAGGCCACTCTATAACGATCATGTGTCTTCTTTTGTTTTTTGGCTGTATGGGAAAGTCGGCGCAAATTGGCCTCCATACGTGGCTTCCAGATGCAATGGAAGGCCCTACGCCCGTGTCAGCCCTTATCCATGCGGCGACAATGGTGACGGCGGGTGTCTTTCTGGTCGTTAGAATGGCACCACTCTTTGAGCAATCTCCCTTGGCCTTAATGGTGATTACCGTTGTTGGGGCAACTACGGCGATTTTTGCTGGAACCGTTGCCATCACGCAGAATGACATAAAACGCGTTATTGCCTACTCAACATGCAGCCAGCTTGGGTATATGTTTTTTGCCATAGGGCTTTCGGCCTATTCGGCGGCTATTTTTCATCTGGTAACTCATGCATTCTTTAAGGCACTTCTGTTTCTAGGGGCAGGATCGGTCATCCATGCATTGTCTCATGAACAGGATATGCGTAAGATGGGTGGCATTGCTTCCTTTATCCCTTTGACGACAACGGTCATGTGGATAGGAAGTTTAGCCTTGGCCGGGATCCCATTTTTTGCCGGATACTATTCTAAAGAGACCATATTGGAAGTTGCTTTGGGAACGGATACTTTTTCGGGAAGTTATGCCTATCTATTGGGGATGGGGGGCGTCTTTCTGACAGCGCTGTATTCTTGGCGCCTTTTGTTTTTGACCTTCAATGGGAAGCCCCGTGCAGATGAGAAAGTCATGGCGCACATCCATGAGGCTCCTCTCCTATTGACGATCCCCCTTGTTATACTCGCACTTGGATCTATTTTCTCGGGATACCTAGGGTACGCCTTTTTTATTGAAGATACGGGTGGATGGGCAGGTTCTTTTGTTCCTGGAATGCCTAAGGCACTAGAGATAGCCCATACAGAACCTTTTTGGGTCACAAATTTGCCCCTGGTATTAGCATTGCTGGGGATTGGTCTCGCGTGGTTTATGTATATTCTCTTCCCAAAATTACCGCCACAAGTGGCCAAAAATATGAAGGGAACCTACTGGTTCCTGTATCATAAATGGTATTTTGATGAGCTGTATCAGCTGATTTTCGTCAGGCCGACTCGTTTTCTTGGGAGTTTCCTATATAAGTGGGGGGATTTGTTGTTGATCGATCGCTGGGGCCCAGATGGTGTTGCAAAGGTTGTTCAAAAGGCCGCCGGTGGCGTAGGTCGGATTCAAACAGGGTACTTGTACCATTATGCTTTTGCCATGATTTTGGGCATTGGGTTGTTTATCCTGTATCTTGTGAGGGGCTCATGA
- the nuoK gene encoding NADH-quinone oxidoreductase subunit NuoK yields the protein MEVSLGHYLFVSALLFYLGILGIFLNRRNLIILLMCVELILLAVNINLVAFSFFLEDLVGQLFALFVLAVAAAEAAVGLAILVAYFRVRGDINVQDVDLLKG from the coding sequence ATGGAAGTTTCCTTAGGGCATTATCTATTCGTTTCTGCGCTGCTATTTTATCTAGGCATCTTGGGTATTTTTTTGAACCGTCGCAATCTTATTATCCTGCTGATGTGTGTAGAGCTCATCCTTTTGGCCGTTAATATTAATTTAGTGGCCTTTTCGTTTTTCTTGGAAGATTTGGTCGGACAACTTTTCGCCCTGTTTGTTTTGGCCGTTGCGGCGGCAGAAGCAGCCGTGGGCTTGGCCATACTAGTGGCTTATTTCAGAGTCCGAGGTGATATCAACGTCCAAGATGTGGATCTGCTAAAGGGTTAA
- a CDS encoding NADH-quinone oxidoreductase subunit J: MIATIAFYLFSFFLVLSGTMVISARNTVHSVLFLILSFFNAAGLFILLGAEFLAMVLVVVYVGAVAVLFLFVVMMLNIEFQNLKKGFVRHKILMFAVGSVLLAEILFVAYHWQSLPGLGHQYTSVPYIGQKISNTHAIGMVLYTDYIFLFQLAGVVLLIAMIGAIVLTLTKRDGVRRQIVGDQVARTKESSLEIKKVEVGKGV, translated from the coding sequence ATGATCGCAACAATCGCATTTTATCTTTTTTCGTTTTTCTTAGTTTTGTCAGGAACCATGGTCATTTCTGCGCGTAATACGGTGCATTCTGTTCTGTTCTTGATTTTATCCTTCTTCAATGCTGCGGGGCTCTTTATCCTTCTAGGGGCTGAATTTTTAGCCATGGTTCTTGTGGTCGTTTACGTGGGAGCCGTTGCCGTTTTATTCCTTTTTGTGGTGATGATGCTAAACATAGAATTCCAAAACCTTAAAAAGGGATTTGTGAGGCATAAAATACTTATGTTTGCAGTCGGTTCCGTTCTTTTAGCAGAGATCCTTTTTGTAGCGTATCATTGGCAGTCTCTGCCGGGTCTGGGCCATCAATATACATCTGTGCCCTACATTGGACAGAAAATTTCAAACACTCATGCCATTGGCATGGTGCTGTATACGGACTACATATTCTTGTTTCAGTTAGCAGGGGTTGTCCTTCTTATTGCCATGATTGGCGCTATTGTTCTTACCTTAACTAAACGGGACGGGGTTCGTCGACAAATAGTGGGTGACCAAGTTGCAAGAACAAAAGAGAGTTCCCTGGAGATTAAAAAAGTTGAAGTAGGAAAGGGCGTCTAA
- the nuoI gene encoding NADH-quinone oxidoreductase subunit NuoI: MTPFIRWFKSLFLIELIRGLILTFKYMFKAKVTLDYPFEKGPLSPRFRGEHVLRRYPNGEERCIACKLCEAICPAQAITIEAEPRESDQSRRTTRFDIDMTKCIYCGLCQEACPVDAIVEGPNYEFAVENREELYYNKEKLLENGDIWELAVRENLEADAKYK, translated from the coding sequence ATGACTCCTTTTATACGATGGTTCAAGAGTCTGTTTTTGATTGAGTTAATTCGCGGCTTAATTCTAACATTTAAGTATATGTTTAAGGCAAAGGTTACCCTTGATTATCCCTTTGAAAAGGGGCCTTTGAGTCCTCGATTCCGAGGAGAACATGTATTGCGTCGTTATCCAAATGGGGAAGAGAGATGTATTGCTTGCAAACTATGCGAAGCAATCTGTCCGGCACAGGCCATTACGATCGAGGCAGAGCCCCGCGAGTCTGACCAAAGTCGTCGGACGACTCGTTTTGATATAGACATGACAAAATGCATCTATTGTGGACTTTGCCAAGAGGCGTGTCCTGTCGATGCCATCGTAGAGGGACCTAACTATGAGTTTGCCGTAGAAAATCGGGAAGAATTGTATTACAACAAGGAAAAATTACTCGAAAACGGTGACATATGGGAATTAGCTGTCAGAGAAAATCTTGAGGCGGATGCAAAATATAAATGA
- the nuoH gene encoding NADH-quinone oxidoreductase subunit NuoH, with protein sequence MGQWLQSLSYSEVMIFIQLSAVLLGKIFLIILPLLFFVAYLTYAERKVIAAMQLRRGPNVVGVMGLLQPIADGVKLIHKEIILPSDANTIVFLIAPLVTFGLSMLAWAVIPFDAGIVLSNINVGILYLFALSSLGVYGVIMAGWASNSRYAFLGALRSAAQMVSYEISMGFIFITVLLCVGSLNLTDIVLAQKGQWFVVPLFPMFIIFIISILAETNRAPFDLPEAEAELVAGFNVEYSSMPFALFFLGEYANMILMSAMASLLFLGGWLPPVDHYFFTWIPGPIWFALKISFVLFIFIWVRATFPRFRYDQLMRLGWKVFLPITLFWVILTAGILLYLDKLPTSGGLS encoded by the coding sequence ATGGGTCAGTGGTTGCAATCTCTTTCCTATTCAGAAGTCATGATTTTTATTCAGCTATCGGCTGTCTTGCTGGGGAAGATTTTTTTGATCATATTGCCTCTTCTCTTTTTTGTTGCCTATCTTACCTATGCAGAACGAAAAGTTATTGCGGCTATGCAACTGCGGAGAGGGCCTAATGTGGTGGGGGTTATGGGGCTGTTGCAGCCCATAGCGGATGGGGTGAAATTGATTCACAAGGAAATCATTTTACCCAGTGATGCTAACACGATCGTTTTTCTCATCGCTCCACTCGTTACTTTTGGATTAAGTATGCTTGCTTGGGCCGTGATTCCTTTTGATGCCGGGATTGTTCTCTCCAATATAAATGTGGGGATTCTCTATCTCTTTGCTCTTTCCTCACTGGGAGTTTACGGCGTTATCATGGCGGGATGGGCCAGTAACTCAAGATATGCCTTTCTAGGAGCCTTAAGATCCGCAGCACAAATGGTGTCTTATGAAATCTCCATGGGATTTATCTTTATTACTGTTTTGCTCTGTGTTGGATCCTTAAATTTGACGGATATAGTCCTTGCTCAGAAAGGGCAATGGTTTGTCGTGCCGCTGTTTCCCATGTTCATCATTTTTATTATTTCCATTTTGGCAGAAACAAATCGGGCGCCCTTTGACTTGCCTGAAGCAGAAGCAGAACTAGTTGCCGGCTTTAACGTTGAGTACTCCTCAATGCCTTTCGCCCTCTTTTTCCTGGGGGAATATGCCAACATGATTTTGATGAGTGCCATGGCGAGCCTGCTTTTCCTTGGAGGGTGGTTGCCGCCAGTGGATCATTATTTCTTCACTTGGATCCCAGGGCCCATCTGGTTTGCCCTTAAAATTTCCTTTGTTTTATTCATCTTTATTTGGGTGCGTGCCACTTTTCCCCGGTTTCGATATGATCAACTCATGCGATTGGGCTGGAAAGTCTTTCTACCCATTACTTTGTTCTGGGTGATTTTGACGGCAGGGATTTTGCTTTATCTAGATAAATTGCCAACAAGTGGGGGCTTGTCATGA
- a CDS encoding NADH-quinone oxidoreductase subunit G has protein sequence MSEAEVKTIKLTVNDQEVEIEKGSTVLQACEKAAVEVPVFCYHPRLPIAGNCRMCLVELENCPKPVASCAHPAGDGMVIRTDSPMVTKARKGVLEFLLINHPLDCPICDQGGECDLQDITMAYGPDRGRFCKNKRAVEEEELGPLINTFMTRCIHCTRCVRFGDEIAGVPEMGATFRGEDMKIGTYIQQAITNELSGNMIDICPVGALTSKPYTYTGRSWELKKTDSIDVHDAVGSNIRVDTRGREVMRILPRLNEGINEEWISDKTRFSYDGLKSQRLDRPYVRVNGKLTETSWEEAFLAIRQRIRKSAPEEMAAIVGDQADCESIMALKDMMSALGTPHIDCRQDGSKIKSSERSHYLFNTSIEGIEKADLCLLIGTNPKWEGTMINARLRKRSLAGNFPIALVGDPVSLTYEYQHLGDTPEILEEILSGKHPFSKKLSKAKRPMLILGQGALCRSDGDAVFSAAVKIAEDYGFIQENWNGFNVLHTAASRVGALDLGFVPSRGGLDAKGILSGIEKGDIKFLYLLGADEMPLESLPKKRRFIVYQGHHGDKGAMVADVILPGSAYTEKDATFVNTEGRVQRTYRAIFPPGEAKEDWRILRALAEVLEHKPSYNSLEQLRQRMIEENPVFDRNAEFQSEEWKSIASKVGKLIKSPFDPYIKNYYMTDPITRSSQTMAKCTESFILKKQEAA, from the coding sequence ATGAGTGAAGCGGAAGTGAAGACAATTAAGCTAACTGTTAACGATCAGGAAGTTGAGATAGAGAAGGGCTCAACGGTTTTGCAAGCCTGTGAAAAAGCCGCAGTGGAAGTGCCTGTGTTTTGCTACCATCCCCGCTTGCCAATTGCAGGAAATTGCCGCATGTGTTTGGTGGAGCTAGAAAACTGTCCCAAGCCCGTTGCTTCTTGTGCCCATCCCGCTGGAGATGGCATGGTGATTCGAACGGACTCTCCTATGGTAACAAAGGCGCGCAAAGGTGTTTTGGAGTTTCTCCTGATCAATCACCCTCTCGATTGTCCCATTTGTGATCAAGGGGGGGAGTGCGATTTACAAGACATTACCATGGCCTATGGGCCAGATCGGGGTCGTTTTTGTAAAAACAAACGGGCGGTTGAAGAAGAAGAGCTAGGTCCTCTCATCAATACGTTTATGACCCGTTGTATTCATTGTACGCGCTGTGTTCGATTTGGAGATGAAATTGCAGGTGTTCCTGAGATGGGCGCCACTTTCCGCGGCGAAGACATGAAAATTGGAACCTATATTCAACAAGCAATTACCAACGAGCTTTCTGGAAATATGATTGATATATGTCCTGTTGGTGCTCTCACATCCAAGCCATATACTTATACCGGGCGTTCCTGGGAATTGAAGAAAACAGATAGCATTGATGTCCACGATGCTGTTGGAAGCAATATTCGTGTTGATACGCGTGGTCGCGAAGTCATGAGGATATTGCCGCGACTTAATGAAGGCATTAATGAAGAGTGGATTTCTGATAAAACGCGTTTTTCCTATGATGGGCTGAAGTCTCAGCGCTTAGATCGTCCTTACGTTCGCGTAAATGGCAAGTTGACGGAAACGAGTTGGGAAGAGGCTTTTCTTGCCATTAGACAGCGTATTCGTAAATCGGCACCAGAAGAGATGGCTGCCATTGTTGGTGATCAAGCTGACTGTGAGTCCATTATGGCTCTAAAGGATATGATGAGTGCCCTTGGGACTCCTCACATTGATTGCCGTCAGGATGGTTCCAAAATAAAGTCGTCTGAGCGGTCTCACTACCTCTTTAACACCAGCATAGAGGGCATTGAGAAAGCAGACTTGTGTTTGCTTATAGGAACGAACCCCAAATGGGAAGGCACGATGATTAATGCTCGATTGCGCAAAAGATCATTGGCAGGAAATTTCCCAATAGCGCTTGTGGGTGATCCGGTTAGTTTAACCTATGAATACCAGCATCTCGGGGATACTCCAGAGATTCTGGAGGAAATTTTGTCAGGAAAACATCCTTTTTCTAAAAAGCTATCTAAAGCCAAGAGGCCCATGCTTATTTTGGGACAAGGGGCCTTGTGTCGCTCAGATGGGGATGCCGTTTTTTCAGCGGCCGTGAAGATTGCTGAAGATTATGGTTTCATCCAAGAAAATTGGAATGGTTTTAATGTCCTTCACACGGCGGCTAGCAGAGTGGGGGCCCTGGATTTAGGCTTTGTTCCCTCGAGAGGAGGCTTGGACGCCAAGGGCATTCTTTCCGGGATAGAGAAAGGAGATATCAAATTCCTTTATCTTTTAGGGGCGGATGAAATGCCGTTGGAGAGTTTGCCAAAAAAAAGACGCTTTATCGTCTATCAGGGACATCATGGAGATAAGGGAGCCATGGTTGCCGACGTAATCCTACCTGGCTCAGCTTATACGGAAAAAGACGCCACCTTTGTAAATACAGAAGGGCGCGTGCAGAGAACCTATCGGGCTATTTTCCCTCCTGGAGAGGCCAAGGAAGATTGGCGGATTCTACGCGCTTTGGCAGAAGTCTTAGAGCACAAGCCGTCTTACAATTCATTGGAACAACTTCGACAACGTATGATTGAAGAGAATCCCGTTTTTGACAGGAATGCTGAATTTCAATCTGAGGAATGGAAAAGCATTGCCAGTAAAGTGGGCAAACTCATAAAATCACCTTTTGACCCGTATATTAAAAACTATTACATGACGGATCCCATAACGAGATCTTCTCAAACAATGGCCAAGTGTACGGAAAGCTTTATCTTGAAGAAACAGGAGGCGGCTTAG
- the nuoF gene encoding NADH-quinone oxidoreductase subunit NuoF codes for MSLLDEDRIFTNLYGHDHWELKSALKRGDWNKTSVLVKKGRDWITDEVKKSGLRGRGGAGFPTGLKWSFMPKEGKLPTYLIVNADESEPGTCKDRDIIRNEPHKLIEGALLAAVGMGVHTGYIYIRGEFYREAEILQQAIDEAYEAGLLGQNAAKSGYDFDLYLHRGAGAYICGEETALLESLEGKKGMPRLKPPFPAGAGLYGCPTTVNNVETIAVVPSILRRGGDWFASLGVHNNTGTKIFCISGHVNNPCNVEEEMGIPLRQLIERHAGGVTGGWDNLLAVIPGGSSVPLIPKSVCDTVSMDFDSLKSEKTGLGTAAVIVMDRSTDIVKAIARISKFYMHESCGQCSPCREGTGWMWRMMEDFVHGDAEISDIDKIEEVSRLIEGHTICAFGDAAAWTIQGLIRHFRPELEKRLQKNVEVA; via the coding sequence GTGTCTCTTCTTGATGAAGATCGCATTTTTACAAATTTGTATGGCCATGATCATTGGGAGCTTAAGTCAGCCCTTAAAAGAGGCGATTGGAATAAAACATCGGTCCTTGTGAAAAAGGGGCGCGATTGGATCACTGATGAAGTTAAAAAGTCAGGACTTCGAGGCCGTGGAGGCGCCGGCTTTCCCACGGGTCTTAAGTGGTCTTTTATGCCGAAGGAAGGAAAATTACCAACCTATTTGATTGTGAATGCTGATGAGAGCGAGCCCGGGACTTGCAAGGATCGGGACATCATTCGTAATGAACCACACAAATTGATAGAAGGCGCGCTGTTGGCAGCTGTGGGGATGGGCGTTCATACTGGATATATTTATATCCGTGGAGAGTTTTATCGTGAGGCAGAAATTCTTCAGCAGGCTATAGATGAAGCCTATGAGGCTGGACTTTTGGGGCAAAACGCCGCGAAATCCGGCTACGACTTTGACTTGTATCTCCATCGGGGGGCTGGGGCGTATATTTGTGGAGAGGAAACGGCTCTTCTGGAAAGTCTGGAAGGCAAAAAAGGGATGCCTCGACTCAAGCCTCCTTTCCCCGCAGGAGCAGGGCTGTACGGATGTCCTACAACCGTTAATAATGTGGAAACCATCGCTGTTGTTCCCAGCATTTTAAGACGGGGAGGGGACTGGTTTGCGTCCCTTGGTGTCCATAACAACACGGGCACAAAAATCTTTTGTATTTCCGGGCACGTTAACAACCCGTGCAATGTGGAAGAAGAAATGGGCATTCCTTTGCGACAGCTGATTGAACGTCATGCTGGCGGTGTCACTGGCGGATGGGATAATCTTTTGGCCGTTATTCCAGGCGGGTCATCTGTCCCCCTGATTCCCAAGTCGGTGTGTGATACGGTATCCATGGACTTTGATAGTCTTAAGTCTGAGAAAACGGGTTTGGGGACGGCCGCTGTTATCGTTATGGATCGTTCCACAGATATTGTTAAAGCCATTGCGAGAATTTCGAAATTCTATATGCATGAGAGTTGTGGGCAGTGTTCGCCGTGTCGTGAAGGAACGGGCTGGATGTGGCGCATGATGGAAGATTTCGTCCATGGGGATGCTGAGATCAGCGATATCGACAAAATTGAAGAAGTAAGTCGTCTAATTGAAGGACATACCATTTGCGCTTTTGGGGATGCAGCAGCCTGGACAATCCAGGGGCTCATACGGCATTTTAGGCCTGAGCTGGAAAAGCGTCTCCAAAAAAATGTGGAAGTGGCATAA